The Corynebacterium poyangense genome includes a window with the following:
- the pstA gene encoding phosphate ABC transporter permease PstA: protein MTVLTSRSNTRVGVSTRRRFSNHFATVLISSTMFLALIPLVWVLWEVVARGIGPVLHLEWWTTSQRGVMYHTAGGGALHAIVGTLVQTLITAALSIPIGIFTAIYLVEYANGSRLARFTTFMVDILTGVPSIVAALFIYSAWIVLFGFDRSGLAVSLALVILMVPVIIRNTEEMLRVVPQDLREASYALGVPKWKTIARIVLPTALSGIITGVMLAIARIMGESAPVFVLVGSTQVINWDALNGPQSSLPLMMLDMYKAGTSDAVLAKLWGAAFTLVFIIAVLNVGARWISSHFSVKTH from the coding sequence ATGACTGTCCTTACGTCCCGTTCCAACACCAGGGTGGGTGTGTCCACCCGACGCCGATTCTCTAATCACTTTGCTACTGTGTTGATTAGCTCGACCATGTTTCTTGCCCTGATCCCCCTGGTATGGGTGCTCTGGGAAGTGGTGGCTCGCGGTATTGGCCCAGTGCTTCATCTTGAATGGTGGACTACCTCTCAGCGTGGAGTGATGTATCACACTGCTGGCGGCGGTGCCCTCCACGCTATTGTTGGCACCCTAGTTCAGACGCTTATCACCGCAGCGTTATCTATTCCTATTGGGATCTTCACCGCCATCTATCTGGTGGAATACGCCAATGGTTCACGATTAGCCCGGTTCACTACCTTCATGGTGGACATCCTGACGGGCGTGCCTTCCATCGTGGCGGCGTTATTCATCTATTCCGCCTGGATTGTGCTTTTCGGTTTTGATCGCTCTGGTCTGGCCGTGTCCCTAGCGTTGGTCATCCTCATGGTTCCGGTGATTATCCGGAATACCGAAGAGATGCTTCGAGTAGTGCCCCAAGACCTCCGGGAAGCCTCCTATGCTTTAGGGGTCCCCAAGTGGAAAACCATTGCTCGCATTGTGCTGCCTACGGCCTTATCCGGAATTATCACCGGCGTGATGTTAGCTATCGCCCGCATCATGGGTGAATCTGCGCCTGTTTTTGTGTTGGTGGGCTCAACCCAGGTGATTAACTGGGATGCTCTCAACGGCCCGCAATCATCCCTGCCATTGATGATGCTGGATATGTATAAGGCTGGGACATCTGATGCTGTGCTTGCGAAACTGTGGGGGGCTGCTTTTACGTTGGTGTTCATTATCGCCGTGTTGAACGTGGGGGCGCGGTGGATATCTTCCCATTTCTCGGTCAAAACTCACTAA
- the pstC gene encoding phosphate ABC transporter permease subunit PstC, which yields MTYSFPSAQRRSRPAPSSTPTIVPEPDPGPLPEHSLHPTRGVRRIGDRVFSGLSLSSAGFISFIIAAIGVFLLWRAVPALSNNAKGLVGFFTYSEAWNTTDTSAMYFGIPNLLAVTVMISLLALVLAMPVALGIAIYLSNYAPKNLVKPLGHLVDMLAAVPSIVYGLWGWQVLGPSLKELYVFLHAHLSFIPLFATYPNSPSFDTGRNVFTGGVVLAVMILPVIAATTREVFVQTPKGHIEAALALGATRWEVVRMTVLPFGRSAFIAGGMLGLGRALGETMALYMVVSPSTAFRGSLFDGGTTFATAIANAAPEFNDDLRAGAYIAAGLVLFALTFLVNALARGVISRRKK from the coding sequence ATGACTTATTCTTTTCCTTCTGCTCAGCGTCGTTCCCGACCGGCGCCGTCATCGACCCCGACAATTGTTCCGGAACCTGATCCGGGTCCTCTCCCAGAACACTCCTTACATCCAACCCGAGGGGTTCGACGCATAGGGGACCGGGTATTCAGCGGTTTGTCGCTATCCTCGGCTGGATTTATTAGCTTCATCATTGCTGCTATCGGTGTGTTCTTGCTGTGGCGGGCAGTCCCTGCGCTGAGCAATAACGCCAAGGGCTTGGTGGGTTTTTTCACCTACTCAGAGGCATGGAACACTACCGACACCTCCGCCATGTACTTCGGGATCCCCAATCTCTTGGCTGTCACAGTCATGATTTCCCTCTTGGCTTTGGTCTTAGCCATGCCGGTGGCTCTGGGAATTGCTATCTACCTGTCAAACTACGCGCCGAAAAATCTCGTCAAACCTCTGGGGCATTTGGTCGATATGCTGGCCGCCGTCCCCTCCATCGTCTACGGCTTATGGGGTTGGCAGGTCCTGGGCCCCTCCCTCAAAGAGCTTTATGTCTTTCTCCACGCCCACCTCAGCTTCATTCCGCTTTTTGCCACCTACCCAAATTCACCCTCCTTTGATACCGGACGCAACGTCTTTACCGGAGGGGTAGTGCTTGCGGTGATGATTTTGCCGGTGATTGCCGCCACCACCCGGGAAGTGTTTGTCCAAACGCCGAAGGGCCACATTGAGGCTGCTCTAGCCCTGGGTGCAACCCGTTGGGAAGTAGTCCGCATGACGGTTTTGCCTTTCGGTCGTTCCGCCTTTATCGCCGGTGGGATGCTTGGTCTAGGCCGCGCACTAGGTGAAACCATGGCCTTGTACATGGTGGTATCCCCCTCTACGGCGTTCCGGGGTTCGCTATTCGACGGCGGAACCACCTTTGCTACCGCCATTGCCAACGCCGCCCCCGAGTTCAATGATGACCTCAGAGCGGGCGCCTACATCGCCGCTGGTTTGGTGCTTTTTGCCCTCACCTTCCTCGTCAACGCCCTTGCCCGTGGAGTGATTTCCCGGAGGAAGAAATAA
- the pstS gene encoding phosphate ABC transporter substrate-binding protein PstS, whose product MNNVRAGVLCAAVLAGAMTLSACSETGSSGGGTTIPGLSGASGNLVGEGASSQQNAMDYFAHRFQEASGGASLSYNASGSGSGRTNFVAGQVAFAGSDSPLKDDQVAAAKKRCGGNDAWHLPMVIGPVAIAYHLDGTDNLNLSVDTISKIFSGKITQWNDPAIAAENKGVELPDRKISVIYRSDESGTSDNFQKFLAANTDWSGEGQQFPTAVGAGANGSNGVATEVKNIDGAITYVEAGFAHQQGLGVANVDFGHGPVSPTKETVNSALDSLTFSGEGHNMVVDTKALYRMNQANTYPLVLTTYEIVCSAGYDEQTRNLVKDFLTVALNSQDDQLADLGYIPVAGSHHDRLVDAVNAIH is encoded by the coding sequence ATGAACAATGTCCGTGCTGGTGTTTTATGTGCTGCTGTTCTTGCTGGGGCAATGACGCTTAGTGCCTGTAGCGAAACTGGGAGCAGTGGGGGAGGGACCACGATCCCAGGATTAAGTGGTGCTAGCGGAAACTTGGTCGGGGAGGGCGCATCTTCCCAGCAAAATGCGATGGACTATTTCGCCCACCGGTTCCAAGAGGCGAGTGGTGGGGCTAGCTTGTCCTATAACGCTTCGGGTTCCGGTTCCGGTCGGACTAATTTCGTGGCTGGTCAGGTTGCTTTCGCCGGGTCTGATTCACCCCTTAAAGATGATCAAGTTGCTGCAGCAAAGAAGCGCTGCGGAGGTAACGACGCCTGGCATCTTCCGATGGTCATTGGGCCGGTTGCTATTGCCTACCACCTCGATGGCACCGACAATCTGAATCTCAGCGTAGATACCATCTCTAAGATTTTCAGCGGCAAGATTACACAGTGGAATGATCCAGCCATCGCCGCAGAAAACAAGGGCGTAGAGTTGCCGGACCGGAAGATTTCGGTGATTTACCGCTCGGATGAATCCGGAACCTCAGATAACTTCCAAAAATTCCTTGCTGCGAACACCGACTGGTCCGGTGAGGGCCAGCAATTCCCTACCGCGGTGGGTGCTGGAGCTAACGGCTCAAATGGCGTAGCAACTGAGGTGAAGAATATTGATGGCGCTATCACCTACGTGGAAGCTGGGTTTGCTCACCAGCAAGGTCTAGGAGTAGCGAACGTGGACTTTGGGCACGGTCCGGTTTCTCCCACTAAAGAGACCGTGAATTCCGCGTTAGATTCCTTAACCTTTAGCGGTGAAGGCCACAACATGGTGGTAGACACCAAGGCCTTGTACCGGATGAACCAAGCCAATACCTATCCTCTCGTGTTGACCACCTATGAGATTGTTTGCTCTGCTGGGTATGACGAACAAACTCGAAACTTGGTCAAAGATTTCCTCACGGTGGCTTTGAACTCCCAGGATGACCAATTAGCTGACTTGGGCTATATTCCGGTTGCTGGTTCCCACCATGATCGCCTCGTTGATGCTGTTAACGCTATCCACTAA
- the mshD gene encoding mycothiol synthase: MISQEQHRQIHHLLEQIASVDGIEPLSEHFLNGIADPSLGHRHFIRWENSVPIAIAALDVDQVELSVHPEFRGRGIGRGLIEEIRDTQPQVQFWAHGNCAAAQHLAANYGYSVIRELLVMSLSEEHLAKESEVSIPAGFFATTLSEAQRRWSSESVEDAWLAVNNEAFSWHPEQGGWDRQRLHRAQQAEWFSPDDVFFLWEENSSSQTPPLAGFHWTKWHGGADAVGEVYVVGLSPRFQGKKLGTPLLALGIRRMFLDHHAKKIILYVESDNEAAVGLYRARGFSVSEQHTVYGITS, from the coding sequence ATGATCTCCCAAGAACAACACCGGCAGATTCACCATCTCCTTGAGCAGATAGCCTCGGTTGACGGGATAGAACCATTGTCAGAGCATTTCCTCAATGGTATAGCCGACCCGTCCTTAGGGCACCGTCACTTCATCCGATGGGAAAATTCCGTTCCCATTGCTATTGCTGCGCTCGACGTCGATCAGGTAGAGCTAAGCGTTCACCCGGAGTTCCGGGGCCGCGGCATTGGGCGTGGCCTTATTGAGGAGATTCGGGATACTCAGCCACAAGTCCAGTTTTGGGCGCATGGCAATTGCGCTGCTGCTCAGCATCTTGCTGCCAACTATGGGTACTCCGTGATCCGAGAATTATTGGTGATGTCCCTAAGCGAGGAGCATTTGGCCAAAGAATCAGAAGTATCCATCCCCGCCGGGTTTTTCGCGACGACTCTGTCAGAGGCGCAACGCCGCTGGTCCTCCGAGAGCGTGGAAGATGCGTGGCTAGCGGTCAATAACGAGGCTTTTAGTTGGCATCCGGAACAAGGCGGCTGGGATCGTCAGCGATTGCACCGAGCTCAACAGGCTGAGTGGTTTAGTCCCGATGACGTGTTCTTTCTCTGGGAAGAGAACTCAAGTTCTCAAACTCCGCCATTAGCTGGATTCCATTGGACTAAATGGCATGGTGGTGCCGACGCTGTGGGCGAAGTGTACGTGGTGGGACTATCCCCGAGGTTCCAGGGAAAGAAGCTGGGAACTCCGTTATTGGCGTTGGGGATACGTCGAATGTTTCTTGATCATCATGCCAAGAAAATTATCTTGTACGTGGAGTCAGATAACGAAGCTGCCGTGGGGTTATATCGGGCACGCGGTTTTAGCGTGAGTGAACAACACACGGTGTATGGAATCACCTCCTAA
- a CDS encoding LmeA family phospholipid-binding protein: MNIPRRLIFSVVSIVLVVGLVLLVDLGLAIRAERKTAQEVRSIAGLATDPRVSIGGFPYLLSALTGEVSGISAVAFDVDVPEFGMLNASTSYSTVEITPSQLISGDFSSAVAELFSRTLSLDGVALGNQLNITNLEIANPYDISPGGGVASEVQLSGTPVGFDKPVTVVAALRLNGPWFHLIPRQVISAPEGREKDALAAFQWDLDTRRLPLAQQAEAVYVRGGSIYFETQRRNVQVQVDDLSPIKKVNF, from the coding sequence GTGAATATTCCGCGGCGACTTATTTTCTCAGTGGTCAGCATTGTCCTCGTGGTGGGGCTTGTTCTCCTTGTTGACCTGGGGTTAGCTATCCGCGCGGAGCGAAAAACAGCCCAGGAGGTACGCAGCATCGCCGGTCTCGCCACTGATCCGCGAGTCAGCATCGGCGGGTTTCCCTATCTTCTCTCTGCCCTCACCGGCGAGGTCTCCGGAATCTCCGCCGTAGCCTTCGACGTGGATGTCCCAGAATTTGGGATGCTCAACGCCAGCACCAGCTACTCCACAGTAGAGATCACTCCGAGCCAACTCATCTCCGGGGACTTCTCCAGCGCAGTAGCAGAGCTTTTTTCCCGCACCCTGAGTCTGGACGGAGTTGCCTTAGGAAACCAGCTGAATATCACGAACCTGGAGATAGCTAATCCCTATGATATTTCCCCAGGTGGTGGGGTTGCGAGCGAAGTCCAGCTAAGTGGAACACCAGTGGGGTTTGATAAACCGGTAACAGTGGTGGCTGCGTTGAGGCTTAACGGCCCGTGGTTTCATCTCATTCCTCGTCAGGTGATTAGTGCCCCCGAGGGCCGCGAAAAAGATGCCCTGGCCGCGTTTCAGTGGGATTTAGACACCCGACGCCTGCCTTTAGCGCAACAAGCCGAAGCTGTATATGTGCGGGGCGGTTCCATCTATTTTGAGACTCAACGAAGAAA